From one Paenibacillus sp. FSL K6-1330 genomic stretch:
- a CDS encoding aldo/keto reductase, translating into MKYRALGRTGVQVSEVSLGTMAFGRWIDERASAAVLDQALGSGINLIDTADVYGTGMDNGNVNQLGESEEILGRLLKERRQDILLATKLHNRIGPGINDQGQSRYHIYRALENSLARLQTDYIDLYQVHRFDECTPLDETLEALTDLVRQGKVRYIGCSNYAAWQLAKAHGISALHGLRRFESVQPEYSLITRDIERELIPFAQSEQVGVIVYSPLGRGILSGKYRAGEAPPSDSRLAAGEQRLQLLLNQRHALSVVEAIRPLAEHRGWTLPQFALNWVLSRPGITSAIIGASKPEHIADTLKYSDERLTEEELQEIDRLSEEIRG; encoded by the coding sequence ATGAAGTATAGAGCACTGGGTAGAACCGGAGTTCAAGTGTCGGAGGTGAGTCTGGGGACGATGGCTTTCGGGCGCTGGATTGATGAGAGGGCTTCGGCCGCCGTATTGGATCAGGCACTTGGGTCTGGCATCAATCTCATCGATACGGCTGACGTGTACGGTACCGGTATGGATAACGGGAACGTAAACCAGCTTGGGGAATCGGAAGAAATTCTAGGCAGGCTGCTGAAGGAGCGAAGACAAGATATTCTCCTAGCTACCAAGCTGCATAACCGGATCGGTCCCGGCATTAATGACCAAGGCCAAAGCCGCTATCATATCTACCGTGCGCTGGAGAATAGCCTTGCCCGGCTCCAAACGGATTATATCGATCTGTATCAAGTGCACCGGTTTGATGAGTGTACCCCGCTGGACGAGACGCTCGAGGCGCTTACGGATCTTGTACGTCAGGGCAAAGTCCGCTATATCGGCTGCTCGAACTATGCGGCTTGGCAGCTGGCCAAAGCTCATGGCATCAGTGCGCTCCACGGTCTGCGCAGGTTCGAGAGCGTACAGCCGGAATACAGTCTCATTACAAGGGATATCGAACGTGAATTAATTCCCTTTGCCCAGTCCGAGCAGGTTGGGGTTATCGTGTACAGCCCGCTCGGACGGGGCATATTGTCCGGGAAGTACCGGGCGGGCGAAGCTCCCCCATCGGACTCGCGCCTGGCTGCAGGCGAACAGAGATTGCAATTGCTGCTGAACCAGCGGCATGCGCTCTCCGTTGTGGAAGCGATCCGGCCACTGGCGGAGCATCGGGGATGGACGCTTCCGCAGTTCGCCCTGAACTGGGTGCTCAGTCGCCCAGGCATCACATCAGCTATTATCGGGGCATCCAAGCCCGAGCATATAGCGGATACATTGAAGTATTCGGATGAGCGGCTGACAGAGGAAGAACTGCAGGAAATCGACCGCTTATCAGAGGAAATTCGCGGATAA
- a CDS encoding LLM class flavin-dependent oxidoreductase has product MGAERRQLSLGAFLMNYGHHIAAWRHPGSAGVGAVDYDFYKRCAQAAERGKFDMVFLADNNSIPLIKDLRTNVSFLQPEALTMLSSLAGVTEYVGLAGTASTTFNAPYALARRLSTLDHISGGRAAWNVVTSTKDAEARNFGSAELMEHGKRYERAEEFLQVVKECWDSWEDDALVLDRQRAVFADTTQIHRVHHEGEFFKVEGPLNMPRSPQGRPVIIEAGTSEAGRRLAAQTADVVFTACESKEDAIMYYREFKELLKEYGREGEEVKVLPGLLIFLGETEAEALAYYRTFSELILPEAGVKYVSQLLNADLTGYPVDGPLPDLPREGNSSRAIMIMDMAAKSGKSILELGRHYAVSRGHMTMIGTPQQIADRIEDWFRSGACDGFNIMAPLLPGGLEQFVERVVPLLQQRGVFREDYTGRTLRDHLGLTRPEIQH; this is encoded by the coding sequence ATGGGTGCGGAGCGACGCCAATTAAGTCTGGGCGCTTTTCTAATGAATTACGGCCATCATATTGCCGCTTGGCGGCATCCCGGTTCGGCGGGGGTCGGAGCTGTGGATTACGATTTCTATAAGCGCTGCGCTCAAGCAGCCGAACGCGGGAAATTCGATATGGTGTTCCTTGCAGACAACAACTCGATACCGCTGATTAAGGATTTGCGGACGAATGTCAGCTTTCTTCAACCTGAAGCGTTGACCATGCTCAGCAGTCTGGCCGGTGTCACGGAGTATGTTGGATTAGCTGGCACGGCATCTACTACATTCAACGCGCCCTACGCATTGGCAAGGCGCCTGTCCACGCTGGATCATATCAGCGGCGGCAGAGCTGCATGGAATGTGGTGACCTCCACGAAGGATGCGGAGGCACGCAATTTCGGCTCGGCGGAATTAATGGAGCATGGGAAGCGGTATGAACGGGCGGAGGAGTTTCTACAGGTTGTGAAGGAATGTTGGGACAGCTGGGAGGACGATGCCCTTGTGTTGGACCGGCAGAGAGCTGTCTTTGCGGATACGACCCAGATTCATCGGGTTCATCATGAAGGAGAGTTTTTTAAGGTAGAGGGCCCGTTGAACATGCCTAGATCTCCACAAGGCAGGCCCGTTATCATTGAAGCGGGAACCTCGGAAGCGGGAAGAAGGCTGGCGGCCCAAACGGCCGATGTTGTGTTTACGGCCTGCGAGAGTAAAGAAGATGCGATAATGTATTACCGCGAGTTTAAGGAGTTGCTCAAGGAGTATGGACGGGAAGGGGAAGAGGTGAAGGTTCTGCCGGGCCTGCTGATCTTCCTTGGAGAGACCGAAGCCGAAGCTTTGGCGTATTATCGGACGTTCAGCGAGCTCATCTTGCCGGAAGCAGGGGTGAAATATGTATCGCAATTGCTGAATGCTGATTTGACAGGATATCCGGTAGACGGTCCGCTGCCTGATCTTCCGAGGGAAGGGAACAGCAGCCGAGCGATCATGATTATGGATATGGCTGCAAAATCGGGCAAAAGCATTCTGGAGCTCGGCCGGCATTACGCGGTATCTAGAGGTCATATGACGATGATCGGAACCCCGCAGCAGATTGCCGATCGGATCGAGGATTGGTTTCGAAGCGGGGCTTGCGACGGATTCAACATTATGGCCCCTTTGCTTCCGGGTGGTCTCGAGCAGTTTGTGGAGCGTGTAGTGCCGCTGCTTCAGCAGCGCGGCGTGTTTCGCGAGGACTATACAGGTAGAACGTTACGGGACCATCTCGGTCTCACCCGGCCGGAAATCCAACATTAA
- a CDS encoding DUF4825 domain-containing protein, which produces MSRKNWLIVALLLIGVVGMAALEGFIKPRANEQAIQYEAEQNDPLTHDIRNSLSFASPYMGNAANLINLNASLPMRDIERTFQLYPEELTAELRLQARAGDLQEEKLKQLLVYNSTANFAMIDNLEKLIFTFEDETFTIRRDEVESWYGDQVTLASLRDAGKWEKEVQSRLDDMKYVGDYVEKLVERKFL; this is translated from the coding sequence ATGAGCAGAAAAAATTGGCTGATTGTTGCACTGCTGCTTATCGGCGTAGTGGGTATGGCTGCACTGGAGGGATTCATTAAGCCCAGGGCAAATGAACAGGCCATTCAATATGAAGCGGAGCAGAATGATCCGTTGACGCATGATATCCGGAATTCGTTAAGCTTCGCCAGCCCGTATATGGGGAATGCTGCGAACCTGATTAATTTGAATGCTTCGCTTCCCATGCGTGACATCGAACGCACATTTCAGTTATACCCGGAGGAATTGACGGCCGAGCTCCGGCTCCAGGCCAGGGCCGGTGATCTGCAAGAGGAGAAGCTGAAGCAGCTACTGGTTTATAATTCCACTGCGAATTTTGCCATGATTGATAATTTGGAGAAACTGATCTTCACCTTTGAAGACGAAACCTTCACCATCCGACGGGACGAGGTGGAGTCTTGGTATGGCGACCAGGTTACTCTTGCATCATTGCGGGATGCCGGTAAATGGGAGAAGGAGGTTCAATCCCGTCTTGATGATATGAAGTATGTCGGTGATTACGTAGAGAAACTGGTTGAGCGTAAGTTTCTGTAG
- a CDS encoding permease prefix domain 1-containing protein: protein MTNRHDLEIFVDRLFANQRKTKEVVELKNEVLSNLEARVTDYMENGMEYQSAISLAIDNIEDIEALIDDNQKVYSYRFRYDLVQSALIYSLLAWIVTIPARFLPSGIGVNTLLLCVVVFTGAVYLSMSRHLKRYEKQTAIINAGKLAKWSKGAWWLWSIFIVVVSLYTFVIQYGSDLWFGRALRIDGPYSFYETVMRYAIPMTSVIIPLLVQKACKLTLQLEVNEP, encoded by the coding sequence ATGACCAACAGGCATGACCTGGAGATCTTTGTGGACCGTCTATTTGCAAATCAACGCAAAACCAAAGAAGTGGTAGAGCTGAAGAATGAGGTTCTCAGCAATTTGGAGGCCCGAGTTACGGATTATATGGAGAACGGCATGGAATATCAATCGGCCATCAGCCTCGCTATTGATAACATCGAAGATATCGAGGCCCTCATTGACGATAATCAAAAAGTTTACAGCTATCGTTTCCGTTATGACCTTGTTCAGAGCGCGCTTATTTATTCCTTGCTGGCCTGGATCGTCACCATCCCGGCCCGATTTTTGCCAAGCGGTATAGGGGTGAACACCCTCCTGCTGTGCGTTGTTGTTTTCACCGGAGCGGTGTATCTTTCCATGTCACGGCATCTGAAACGGTATGAGAAGCAGACAGCTATTATCAACGCAGGCAAATTGGCCAAATGGAGTAAAGGGGCATGGTGGCTGTGGTCGATATTTATCGTAGTCGTATCCTTGTACACTTTCGTGATTCAGTACGGCAGTGATCTATGGTTTGGGCGAGCATTGCGAATCGATGGACCTTATTCGTTCTATGAGACCGTCATGCGATATGCCATCCCGATGACGTCGGTCATCATTCCGCTGCTTGTCCAAAAAGCTTGTAAATTAACCCTTCAACTTGAGGTGAATGAACCATGA
- a CDS encoding PadR family transcriptional regulator: MIESLHNSDLIRGNIDTFILRVLSDGDNYGYQIIKEISIRSGNRFELKEPTLYSSLRRLEKQGLIRSYWGEETQGGRRKYYNLSQEGQRRLLQNQEEWKAAREIIDVLIGNGKELTEQ, from the coding sequence TTGATTGAATCCTTACATAACAGTGATTTGATACGTGGAAATATTGATACCTTTATTCTGCGCGTGTTATCGGACGGAGATAATTACGGCTATCAGATCATTAAAGAAATTTCGATACGAAGCGGGAATCGATTTGAGCTGAAGGAGCCTACATTGTATTCCAGTCTGAGAAGGTTAGAGAAGCAGGGATTAATCCGTTCCTATTGGGGAGAAGAAACCCAGGGTGGAAGGCGCAAATATTACAACCTCAGCCAGGAGGGGCAGAGGCGCTTGCTGCAAAATCAAGAGGAATGGAAGGCTGCACGCGAGATTATCGATGTTCTGATCGGGAACGGAAAGGAGCTGACAGAGCAATGA
- a CDS encoding DUF2062 domain-containing protein encodes MLHKYIRRLKYYIIRTLRMQNSDHRIALGFAVGFFPCWYPTFGIDLLLAPLLARMVRASIPSAFLAASAGTVLWPILFYTNYRIGVFVHLFTTFPKTFEIEDALSAPVPETDYRIETNHFGRLGDMGVNFFVGALINSILSTLILYILLRILLYVYRRPMLHKIKESIRRRKSKSK; translated from the coding sequence TTGCTTCATAAATACATTCGACGACTGAAATACTATATTATCCGGACTCTCCGCATGCAAAATAGTGATCATCGAATTGCGCTCGGTTTTGCCGTAGGTTTCTTTCCTTGCTGGTATCCAACCTTTGGCATTGATCTGCTGCTGGCTCCGCTGCTCGCTCGCATGGTTCGGGCGAGCATTCCCTCCGCCTTCCTTGCAGCTTCGGCAGGGACCGTCTTATGGCCGATCCTGTTCTATACAAACTATAGAATCGGGGTATTTGTGCATCTTTTCACCACATTTCCCAAAACCTTTGAAATCGAAGATGCCCTCTCGGCACCTGTCCCAGAGACGGATTATCGAATTGAGACAAATCATTTTGGCAGATTAGGCGATATGGGCGTCAACTTTTTTGTCGGCGCTCTCATCAACAGCATCCTGTCTACATTGATACTCTATATTTTGCTGCGCATCTTACTCTACGTTTACCGCAGACCTATGCTTCACAAAATCAAAGAATCCATCCGAAGAAGAAAATCGAAGTCCAAATGA
- a CDS encoding spore germination protein: MKSKAQHVLLVPVKERLANCEDVIYQSLRIHGSTCTVIYIESIVDISTLHEHIVKPLIKEAALIQHNFNDFIDRMDRGDILSVPFHRSSSAEYIANMIVEGTAVVVVEQLAEAYLFDIALYQKRAVSESQNELVVNGPQEAFIEDIGTNLSLLRHKIKHTDLKTVRYQIGDYSKTAVYMVYVDGLCKPEIVAQVDRKLNNISIDGIFGISTLSEQMKEGVKSPFPQFQYTERPDSVAASLLEGRVGIMQDGTPSALIVPVTLFSLLQSSEDYYHSFFSSSWIRIIRFVFAVISLLMPSLYVAITTFQPSIIPTDLLITIAASRENIPFTALTEALIMELTFEALREAGTRIPKPVGQTISIIGAIVIGQAAVAAGVVSNPMVIVVSITGIASYIIPHFELGLAFRLLRFPILILGGTLGLIGVFAAAFLVYGHMASLKSFNTPYLQPVAPLVISEWKDTFLRAPSMLMKKRPKTYASSNNLRRRKP, from the coding sequence ATGAAATCGAAGGCGCAGCACGTACTGCTTGTCCCTGTTAAAGAGCGGCTTGCGAATTGCGAGGATGTCATCTATCAATCCTTACGTATCCATGGATCGACGTGTACCGTTATCTATATTGAATCCATTGTGGATATCAGCACCCTGCACGAGCATATCGTTAAACCGCTGATTAAGGAAGCAGCGTTGATTCAGCATAATTTTAACGACTTCATTGACCGTATGGATCGTGGAGATATCCTATCGGTTCCTTTTCATCGTTCTTCCTCGGCGGAGTATATTGCCAATATGATTGTCGAAGGCACAGCGGTAGTGGTTGTGGAGCAGTTGGCAGAGGCTTATTTATTCGACATCGCCTTGTATCAGAAACGGGCGGTTTCGGAATCTCAGAATGAGCTGGTGGTGAATGGACCGCAAGAAGCTTTTATCGAAGACATTGGCACCAATTTATCGCTGCTCCGGCACAAAATCAAGCATACGGATCTCAAAACCGTACGTTATCAGATTGGTGACTATTCCAAGACCGCCGTATATATGGTGTATGTCGACGGCTTATGCAAACCCGAAATTGTCGCTCAAGTAGACCGGAAGCTGAATAACATATCCATTGACGGCATCTTCGGGATCAGCACCTTGTCCGAGCAAATGAAGGAAGGTGTGAAATCCCCGTTTCCACAGTTCCAATATACCGAGCGACCGGATTCCGTAGCCGCTTCTCTGCTTGAAGGCAGAGTCGGCATCATGCAGGATGGAACACCGTCGGCTCTTATTGTGCCTGTCACTCTATTTTCCCTGCTGCAGTCGTCCGAGGATTATTATCACAGCTTCTTCTCTTCCAGCTGGATCCGGATAATCCGATTCGTGTTCGCCGTCATTTCATTGCTGATGCCTTCGCTATATGTAGCGATCACCACATTTCAGCCATCCATCATACCCACCGATCTGCTGATCACGATTGCGGCATCACGTGAGAACATCCCATTCACCGCTTTAACCGAAGCGCTGATCATGGAGCTTACCTTCGAAGCCCTGCGGGAAGCCGGAACCCGGATCCCCAAGCCTGTCGGGCAGACCATATCCATCATCGGCGCCATCGTCATTGGGCAGGCAGCAGTAGCAGCCGGTGTTGTATCCAATCCGATGGTCATCGTAGTGTCCATAACCGGCATCGCTTCTTATATCATTCCGCACTTCGAGCTCGGGCTTGCGTTCCGATTGCTGCGCTTCCCCATACTCATTCTGGGAGGGACACTCGGTCTTATCGGCGTATTTGCTGCTGCCTTCCTTGTGTATGGCCACATGGCTTCCCTGAAGTCGTTTAATACGCCCTATCTGCAGCCCGTTGCGCCGCTTGTGATATCTGAATGGAAGGATACCTTCCTGAGGGCGCCATCCATGCTGATGAAGAAGCGGCCTAAGACCTATGCGTCATCCAACAATTTAAGGAGAAGAAAGCCATAA
- a CDS encoding Ger(x)C family spore germination protein, with protein MPLLKLFNMFKIVLPLTLLTGCGFTMTKVEINQQTFVFAMYVDKGQQDDTVEVTISAPLPNRLTSGSQAGKQGGGEPYATVTKTSSTVQEALHLIQRDLSRRLDFSHAKVVVVGKSYAEAGLEELTDWLQREPTTILSTYLMVASGDAKKAAELTPVFEQMPSEVLTRFADQHNMITTNLKDCLYAESANQGYALTYLATGMKPMVADQEKLKPWTGIQGTALFHHHKLVATLPMKESLAVSWAVNEVKGPMYTVSWDEGKKASVFLITSSSKKSLRMVSGHPVFTVKLNGTGDIVYKQKHKQLDTLQVKELIERELNEQITGHLTKALHTSQRVGADILQLGMLVDWNYPDHWKRVHANWPDYYKNEVEIQVVTDIKIRNFGSILKMNPK; from the coding sequence ATGCCTCTACTCAAATTGTTTAACATGTTCAAAATAGTGCTTCCCCTTACGCTGTTGACGGGTTGCGGTTTCACGATGACTAAGGTTGAGATCAATCAGCAAACCTTTGTATTTGCCATGTATGTGGATAAAGGTCAGCAAGACGACACCGTAGAAGTTACGATTAGTGCCCCCCTTCCAAATCGGCTTACATCTGGAAGCCAAGCAGGCAAGCAAGGTGGTGGTGAACCGTATGCCACGGTAACCAAGACCTCCAGCACTGTGCAGGAAGCCTTGCACCTGATTCAACGGGATCTTTCCAGGCGTTTGGACTTCAGTCACGCCAAGGTCGTTGTCGTTGGCAAAAGCTACGCGGAGGCGGGATTAGAGGAGCTTACGGACTGGTTACAGCGAGAACCGACAACCATCCTCAGTACTTATTTAATGGTTGCGTCCGGAGATGCGAAAAAAGCCGCGGAGCTGACGCCGGTCTTTGAGCAGATGCCCTCGGAGGTGCTCACCCGTTTTGCGGACCAACACAACATGATCACAACGAACTTAAAGGATTGCCTCTATGCCGAATCGGCCAACCAAGGCTATGCCTTGACCTATTTGGCAACAGGCATGAAGCCTATGGTCGCCGATCAGGAGAAACTGAAGCCTTGGACAGGGATTCAAGGCACGGCGCTTTTCCATCATCATAAACTAGTTGCTACACTCCCGATGAAGGAGTCACTTGCTGTCAGTTGGGCAGTAAACGAGGTAAAAGGTCCTATGTATACCGTTTCATGGGATGAAGGTAAGAAGGCAAGCGTGTTTCTCATCACATCAAGCTCTAAGAAGTCTCTTCGCATGGTTTCGGGTCATCCAGTGTTCACGGTAAAGCTAAACGGAACAGGCGATATCGTATACAAACAAAAGCACAAGCAGCTTGATACCCTTCAGGTGAAAGAGCTCATCGAGCGTGAGCTCAATGAGCAAATCACCGGTCATTTAACAAAGGCTCTTCATACCTCGCAACGAGTAGGAGCAGACATCCTGCAGCTTGGCATGCTGGTGGATTGGAACTATCCGGATCATTGGAAAAGAGTTCATGCCAACTGGCCCGATTATTACAAAAACGAAGTTGAGATCCAGGTTGTTACCGACATCAAGATTCGAAACTTCGGATCCATACTCAAAATGAATCCGAAATAA
- a CDS encoding GerAB/ArcD/ProY family transporter yields MRNTPWQLFRFGFVYLNAIPTGFLISPLLWNSAYLGWAAILGGYVMSLIFLWFTVKLALWDPQKPWIDFGSKLVSNWIHVPIVALVFFWSINYIGMDIESFTLFFDTNYMRETPQWFVLLIVGLVVMVTARWGMETMIYISDGLFLVIVIAIVSMNMFFFKEAHFDMMIATVRHHNYESAVKDALFCLSFFAEWIIFLFLAPYIQFNRKSFRNLAAAGILVTIGILLQWASALLNFGPYLGREMQYPLVELMRAASGFLGNADPLIIGLWSSSMFFHSAFLIHVSVSCLAKLFNLKQMDGPLISIVGGTAIVIAYQYSQNPIRFLQDFNSFEMVMFFILIEFIPVFYWIASLFRKRKHKPKTNHKPA; encoded by the coding sequence ATGCGCAATACTCCCTGGCAGCTGTTCCGTTTCGGATTTGTCTATCTTAACGCCATACCTACTGGATTTCTGATCAGTCCCTTATTGTGGAACTCCGCTTATTTAGGATGGGCCGCGATTCTCGGCGGCTATGTGATGAGTCTAATCTTCCTGTGGTTTACCGTAAAGCTCGCGCTGTGGGACCCTCAGAAACCCTGGATCGATTTCGGCAGTAAACTAGTCAGCAACTGGATTCACGTTCCGATCGTCGCTTTGGTTTTCTTCTGGTCGATCAATTACATAGGGATGGATATCGAAAGCTTCACTTTATTCTTCGACACCAATTACATGCGTGAAACTCCTCAATGGTTCGTGCTCCTGATCGTGGGTTTGGTCGTTATGGTTACCGCCAGATGGGGCATGGAGACGATGATTTACATTTCAGACGGGCTTTTCCTCGTCATTGTCATTGCGATCGTCTCCATGAACATGTTTTTCTTCAAGGAAGCCCATTTCGATATGATGATTGCGACGGTCAGGCATCATAATTATGAGTCTGCAGTTAAGGACGCCCTGTTCTGTCTTTCTTTCTTCGCCGAATGGATCATCTTCCTCTTTCTCGCTCCCTATATCCAATTTAATCGGAAATCGTTTCGAAACCTCGCTGCCGCAGGGATTTTGGTGACTATTGGTATATTGCTCCAATGGGCTTCTGCTTTACTGAATTTCGGCCCTTATCTAGGGCGGGAAATGCAATATCCACTTGTTGAATTAATGCGCGCAGCTAGTGGGTTCCTCGGCAATGCCGATCCACTTATCATTGGATTATGGAGCAGTTCGATGTTTTTCCATAGCGCCTTTCTCATCCACGTAAGTGTAAGTTGCCTTGCCAAATTGTTTAACCTGAAGCAAATGGATGGGCCACTAATCTCCATCGTTGGGGGAACCGCTATCGTGATTGCATACCAATATTCGCAAAATCCAATCCGCTTTCTCCAGGACTTCAATTCATTCGAGATGGTGATGTTCTTTATTCTTATAGAGTTCATCCCTGTTTTCTATTGGATTGCCTCCCTGTTCCGCAAACGCAAACACAAACCTAAAACTAATCATAAACCTGCTTAA
- a CDS encoding DUF421 domain-containing protein — translation MAQWLEIVLRTLCAVVVLFLMTKVLGKRQVSQLSFFEYLTGITIGSLAAYISLDLEANWYLGLVGLGVWVACSLLIEFLQIKSKKARDFIDFKATVLIKDGKILEDNLKKERLSTDELMEQLRKKDVFQVADVEFAIMESSGEINILQTRENLPLTPKDLGIQVAPEKVAQVVVMDGKVMDEPLRVAGFNQGWLVEELDKQGAKIKDVFLAQVDAYGQLTIDLYDDQIQVPKNEERKLLYANLKKCQADLELFSLSTKSKKAKKMYEECSKQIEKIIAEVKPILNT, via the coding sequence GTGGCCCAATGGTTGGAAATTGTACTTAGAACCTTATGTGCTGTGGTTGTGTTGTTTCTGATGACGAAAGTGCTGGGAAAGCGGCAGGTTTCGCAGCTTTCCTTTTTTGAATATTTAACGGGGATTACGATCGGCAGCTTGGCCGCCTATATCTCCTTGGATCTTGAGGCGAATTGGTATTTGGGATTAGTTGGGCTGGGCGTATGGGTAGCTTGTTCATTACTTATTGAATTCCTGCAAATCAAGAGCAAGAAGGCCAGGGACTTTATCGATTTTAAGGCGACCGTACTCATTAAAGATGGCAAGATATTAGAAGACAATTTAAAGAAAGAAAGACTGTCTACCGATGAGTTAATGGAGCAGTTGCGGAAAAAAGACGTGTTTCAGGTCGCTGACGTGGAATTTGCTATCATGGAGTCAAGCGGGGAGATTAATATTCTGCAGACACGTGAGAATCTGCCTTTAACCCCTAAAGATCTTGGTATCCAGGTAGCGCCGGAAAAAGTCGCACAGGTTGTGGTCATGGATGGTAAAGTCATGGATGAACCGCTGCGCGTCGCAGGCTTCAATCAGGGATGGCTGGTGGAAGAACTGGACAAGCAGGGCGCCAAGATCAAGGACGTATTTCTTGCCCAGGTTGATGCTTATGGACAACTAACCATCGATTTATATGATGATCAGATTCAGGTTCCCAAAAATGAGGAGCGGAAACTGCTCTATGCGAATTTAAAGAAATGTCAGGCGGACTTGGAGTTATTCAGCCTCAGCACAAAGAGTAAGAAGGCCAAGAAAATGTATGAAGAATGCTCCAAACAGATCGAGAAAATTATAGCGGAGGTAAAGCCAATCCTAAATACTTAA
- a CDS encoding DUF1657 domain-containing protein, with product MTVASDVKTCLSSLKSAQASLEQFALSTQDQNAKDLFTAAASQTQQVVDQVAQRVQQLEQEEPQYKGF from the coding sequence ATGACCGTAGCATCCGATGTCAAAACATGTCTCTCATCCTTAAAAAGCGCTCAGGCCAGCCTTGAGCAATTTGCACTGTCCACGCAAGATCAAAATGCCAAGGATTTGTTCACAGCTGCAGCATCACAAACACAGCAAGTCGTGGACCAAGTGGCCCAGCGGGTTCAACAGCTTGAACAGGAAGAGCCTCAGTATAAAGGTTTCTAA
- a CDS encoding sugar kinase, translating to MKNGTRSIDVITFGESMGLLYPEGTRGIGQGGSMAQSFGGAESNLAIGLARLGCSSGWFGQLGNDPIGTGILKTLRGEGVDISAARQTDVAPTGLMLRQNVRGQSSVYYYRKGSAASQMTPDHVDSEYIADARILHFTGITAALSSSCLETIRHVISVCKAHGVLISFDPNLRLKLWNIEEARPVLLELAEVCDYFLPGYDECKLLFETEDEQVILDRLRQLPAMSIIKSFNGSNVIVHKNHTYSLPFEQVDQVVDTVGAGDGFCAGFLAGIAKGWTPEEALSLGGLTGSLVIQAPGDWEALPTWEEVEQRRGNAAHIER from the coding sequence ATGAAGAATGGTACGCGTTCTATCGATGTCATCACGTTCGGTGAGTCGATGGGATTATTATATCCGGAAGGCACACGTGGCATAGGTCAAGGAGGAAGCATGGCACAATCCTTCGGTGGTGCCGAAAGCAATCTCGCCATCGGATTAGCCAGGCTTGGCTGCAGCAGCGGATGGTTCGGTCAACTCGGCAACGATCCGATCGGAACCGGTATTTTGAAAACGCTTCGAGGCGAAGGTGTCGACATTTCCGCCGCCAGACAAACGGATGTTGCACCGACCGGTCTTATGCTGCGACAGAATGTTCGCGGTCAATCTTCCGTCTATTACTACCGCAAAGGCTCTGCCGCCAGCCAAATGACGCCGGACCATGTAGACTCCGAATACATAGCCGATGCTCGCATCCTTCATTTTACAGGCATCACCGCAGCTTTAAGCAGCAGCTGCCTGGAGACGATACGGCATGTCATTTCCGTATGCAAAGCGCATGGCGTCCTGATCAGCTTTGACCCTAACCTCAGGCTCAAGCTATGGAATATCGAGGAAGCACGTCCTGTACTGCTGGAGCTTGCGGAAGTCTGTGATTATTTTCTTCCAGGCTATGATGAATGCAAGCTGCTGTTCGAAACAGAGGACGAGCAGGTGATCCTGGATCGTCTGCGACAGCTTCCCGCAATGTCAATTATCAAAAGTTTCAATGGGAGTAATGTCATTGTCCACAAGAACCACACCTATTCCCTTCCCTTTGAGCAGGTGGATCAAGTGGTGGATACCGTGGGAGCAGGCGACGGCTTCTGTGCCGGTTTCCTTGCTGGTATTGCCAAAGGCTGGACACCCGAAGAAGCTCTTTCACTGGGCGGTTTAACCGGTTCACTGGTGATCCAAGCGCCCGGTGATTGGGAAGCACTTCCGACATGGGAAGAAGTAGAGCAGCGGCGCGGGAATGCTGCTCATATCGAACGTTAA